Proteins from a genomic interval of Syngnathus acus chromosome 4, fSynAcu1.2, whole genome shotgun sequence:
- the cpamd8 gene encoding C3 and PZP-like alpha-2-macroglobulin domain-containing protein 8 isoform X1 codes for MLRLTALSLLGWTLFMSKVSTTVALDMGGYLVAAPSVFRAGVEESISVTIFNAKAETRVQVQLSVKGQAVAHSHGSVLDKGTIKLKVPSGLRGQAHLKLWGNRHLAEGGYIFHNHTTVTVESKGTAVFIQTDKPVYKPKHKVLINVYTVTPDLRPVNDKIEAYILDPRGSRMVQWKGLQSICCGIVNMSFPLSDQPVFGEWFIFVDVQGHTYNKSFEVQKYVIPKFELTIDPPRYVRDLNTCEQATVRARYTFGKAVSGKLSVNMTVNGVGYYRHEMGRPVIMNMEMKGSANFSVCVKDMMPPDVADHFRGTVSIWATLTSTDGGRQTTFDDAAAVHKQLIDVRYSKDTRKQFKPGLPYKGKIEVTYPDGSPADGVKVRVKAELSPKDNVYTSELISKDGQATFEIPSIPTAAQYVWLETKVTSIQGKAVGDQYLPSYLSISSWYSPSRCHIQIQSPGAPLKVGQEVEVALKSTCPCNFTLHYEVASRGNIILSGQQLANVTTSHREKRATVTFDKNIHTTDSPVSASGSSAETEMDNCVSYLRFTVTPTMAPLSRLLVYYVRENGEGVTDSLQISVQPTLENKVSVTLSTNQSMPGDPVSMRVRADRGSCVCVAAVDKSLYLLKPDFQLTPDEVFKELSDFDVSDAFAVQKDDGHFWWPGLSSKRRRRSSVFPWHWDITKDARFAFTETGLVVMTDVVSLNHRQSGGMYTDEAVPAFQPHSATMVAAVHSRPAFRPEKRRRTFFPETWLWHCLNVSAETGEAELRLDVPDSITTWVTEAVGLSKDKGLGLSTRAELRTFKPFFVDFTLPYSLIRGEQTKVPLTVYNYLPTCAEVHIKVSVPKGIKFIGHPGKHHLTRKKCVAPGEATPTTIVLAFSELGPANITARAIAYSETSCCSDSQQSGKTGNDVEERRSPAGLDFVRRTVLVEPEGLPREYTYSVFFCPNERIHISTPNKYEYQYVKKPAKMSQFQVAVKTHNDAHLALSPTPHDSAEMIEIVLGGRQNTRSWISLGKMGEALVSVPTPDLLSWDEFRSFWIVWKGAVVQVGHGLHASNSSLILEWSSTSPLQVRHIGFSTGWGSVGEFKIWRKEDSDENHNEAFTLGVPHNMVPGSERASAFMIGDVMGPTLNNLDKLLRLPFGCGEQNMIHFAPNVFVLKYLQKTRQLSVQVENEATDYLLQGYQRQLTYKRQDGSYSAFGERDSSGSMWLTAFVLKSFAQSRGFIFIDPEELRAAKSWLIRHQRDDGSFPAMGRILNKDLQGGIHGKISLTAYVVAALLETGISTDEEKVAVAKAKDFLETNTYSADDPYTTALCAYALALLRSPFAPLSLRRLNHMAIMQDGLTHWSLTGSTMTDEDTFMGFSGGLSQSVVSAEVEMTAYGLLTYTLLGDVASALPVVKWLSQQRNALGGFSSTQDTCVALQALSEYAILSYVAGVNLTISLASTNLDFQETFELNKDNKKLVQSAKIPSIPTGLFVSAKGEGCCLMQIDVSYNVPDPVSKPAFQLKVDLKEAFQGRHLRPPLPSSSSSRHPASRPRSRADNRSELNRKRRAPVDDDDPAAHQDKMDFHISLEVCARWLHSGSSNMAVIEVPMISGFRADVESLERLLMDKRVGLKRYELNGRKVLFYFDEIPSQCMTCVAFQAVREYIVGKTAPVPVKIYDYYEPAFEATRFYNVSESSPLARELCDGPTCNEVESSSNHWTGFVQANQCNNVFGCLEEEQFERCTCYRDCGYDGEPVCGSDGHVYQNLCQMEVFACRNGTRIKQAPVSQCPDMETKAEDKQPIASQETEQPSVPIHTGEEEQGSMADVSYYSYDYDANSEPFLADGESRDPSFHIARADPDAAQKILLPADVQIPTANTRNSPER; via the exons ATGTTGCGTTTGACAGCTTTGAGTCTTCTTGGGTGGACTTTGTTCATGAGCAAAGTGAGCACGACTGTTGCACTGGATATGGG GGGCTACTTGGTAGCGGCTCCCTCGGTGTTCCGAGCGGGCGTGGAGGAAAGCATCAGCGTGACCATCTTCAACGCCAAAGCCGAGACTCGTGTGCAGGTCCAGCTGTCCGTGAAGGGACAGGCGGTGGCCCACAGCCACGGTTCCGTGCTGG acAAAGGCACCATTAAGCTGAAG GTTCCCTCGGGGTTGAGAGGTCAAGCCCACCTGAAGCTGTGGGGCAACCGTCACCTCGCAGAGGGGGGCTACATCTTCCACAACCACACCACCGTCACGGTGGAGAGCAAGGGCACGGCTGTTTTCATCCAGACCGACAAGCCGGTCTACAAGCCCAAACACAAAG TGCTCATCAACGTCTACACGGTCACACCCGACCTGAGGCCGGTTAATGACAAg atTGAGGCATACATTTTG gACCCGAGGGGATCCAGGATGGTGCAGTGGAAAGGTCTCCAATCAATCTGCTGTG GGATTGTCAACATGAGTTTCCCTCTGTCCGACCAACCCGTGTTTGGAGAGTGGTTTATCTTTGTGGATGTGCAGGGCCACACGTACAACAAATCATTTGAAGTGCAGAAATACG TTATACCCAAGTTTGAGTTGACGATCGATCCGCCTCGCTACGTCCGAGATCTGAACACGTGTGAGCAGGCCACTGTCCGGGCGAG GTACACGTTTGGAAAAGCCGTGTCGGGGAAGTTGAGTGTTAACATGACAGTTAACGGAGTAGGATACTATCGTCACGAGATGGGCCGTCCTGTCATCATGAACATGGAG ATGAAAGGCTCGGCAAACTTCAGCGTTTGCGTCAAAGACATGATGCCCCCGGACGTGGCCGACCACTTCAGGGGCACCGTCAGCATCTGGGCCACGCTCACCAGCACGGACGGAGGCAGGCAAACCACCTTTGACGATGCCGCAGCCGTCCATAAGCAGCTGATTGACGTTCGGTACTCCAAGGACACGCGTAAACAGTTCAAGCCGGGTCTGCCTTACAAAGGGAAG ATTGAGGTGACTTACCCCGACGGGAGCCCTGCTGATGGTGTGAAGGTTCGCGTGAAGGCTGAGTTGTCCCCCAAAGACAACGTCTACACCAGTGAACTGATCTCCAAGGACGGTCAAGCCACGTTTGAGATCCCGTCCATCCCCACCGCGGCCCAGTATGTGTGGCTGGAG ACAAAAGTGACATCCATCCAAGGCAAGGCAGTTGGAGACCAGTACCTGCCCAGCTACCTGTCCATCAGCAGCTGGTACTCACCCAGCAGGTGTCACATCCAAATCCAAAGCCCCGGCGCCCCACTCAAG GTCGGCCAAGAGGTAGAAGTGGCGCTCAAATCCACATGTCCGTGTAACTTCACCTTGCACTACGAGGTGGCATCTCGAGGGAACATCATCCTCTCCGGCCAGCAGCTCGCCAATGTCACGACTTCTCATCGGGAAAAACGAGCTACCGTCACCTTtgataaaaatattcacaCCACTGACTCGCCTGTGTCTGCCTCAGG ATCTTCAGCAGAAACGGAGATGGACAACTGCGTGTCGTATCTGCGCTTCAccgtcacccccaccatggCGCCGCTAAGCCGTCTGCTCGTCTACTACGTGCGGGAGAATGGCGAGGGCGTCACGGACAGTCTTCAAATCTCCGTCCAGCCCACCTTAGAGAACAAG GTGTCCGTCACTCTGTCCACCAATCAGTCCATGCCGGGTGACCCGGTGAGCATGCGCGTCCGTGCCGACAGGGGctcctgtgtttgtgtggccGCTGTGGATAAAAGTCTTTACTTGTTGAAACCGGACTTTCAACTCACTCCAGACGAG GTGTTCAAGGAGCTTTCCGACTTTGACGTGTCCGACGCCTTTGCCGTTCAGAAAGACGACGGGCACTTTTGGTGGCCCGGCCTTTCGTCCAAAAGACGCCGACGTTCCTCGGTTTTCCCGTGGCACTGGGACATCACCAAGGACGCCCGCTTTGCTTTCACA GAAACGGGGCTCGTCGTGATGACGGACGTGGTGAGTTTGAACCACCGGCAGAGCGGCGGGATGTACACCGACGAGGCCGTCCCCGCTTTTCAGCCGCACAGCGCCACCATGGTTGCCGCCGTGCACTCCCGCCCGGCCTTCAG ACCCGAGAAGCGTAGGCGAACATTCTTCCCGGAGACGTGGCTGTGGCACTGCCTCAACGTCAG CGCCGAAACGGGCGAGGCAGAGCTGCGACTGGACGTGCCCGACTCCATCACCACGTGGGTGACGGAAGCCGTCGGGTTGTCCAAAGACAAAGGGCTGGGCTTGTCCACCAGAGCGGAGCTTCGTACCTTCAAGCCTTTCTTCGTGGACTTCACGTTGCCTTACAGCTTGATCCGAGGGGAGCAAACCAAAGTTCCCCTGACCGTCTACAACTATCTGCCGACGTGTGCTGAg gttcaCATTAAAGTGTCAGTACCAAAGGGCATCAAGTTTATTGGTCATCCTGGAAAGCATCATCTTACCAGGAAAAAGTGCGTGGCTCCCGGGGAGGCCACGCCCACCACCATCGTGTTGGCTTTCAGCGAGCTGGGCCCGGCAAACATCACAG CCCGAGCCATCGCCTACAGTGAAACCAGCTGCTGTTCAGACTCACAACAGTCAggcaaaacaggaaatgatGTCGAGGAAAGAAGGTCACCCGCTGGCCTGGACTTTGTGCGGAGGACTGTCCTTGTGGAG CCAGAAGGCTTACCAAGAGAGTACACCTATAGTGTCTTCTTCTGTCCCAACG AGAGAATTCACATTTCGACCCCCAACAAGTACGAGTATCAATACGTGAAAAAGCCGGCCAAGATGAGCCAGTTCCAAGTGGCGGTGAAGACGCACAACGACGCCCATTTGGCCCTATCGCCCACCCCGCACGACAGCGCCGAGATGATCGAGATCGTGCTGGGGGGTCGGCAGAACACCCGCTCCTGGATCTCCTTGGGTAAGATGGGCGAGGCGCTCGTCAGCGTCCCCACGCCGGATCTCCTCTCCTGGGATGAGTTCCGCAGCTTCTGGATCGTCTGGAAGGGAGCTGTGGTCCAG GTGGGCCATGGTCTACATGCATCCAATTCATCACTTATCCTTGAGTGGTCCAGCACCAGCCCTTTACAg GTTCGACACATCGGCTTCTCCAcaggatggggctcggtcggGGAATTTAAGATCTGGAGGAAGGAAGACTCTGATGAGAACCACAACGAGGCCTTCACTCTTGGGGTCCCGCACAACATGGTGCCGGGATCTGAGCGCGCCTCCGCATTTATGATCG GCGATGTGATGGGGCCAACGTTGAACAACCTGGACAAGCTTCTCCGACTGCCGTTCGGATGCGGGGAGCAGAATATGATCCATTTCGCGCCCAATGTCTTTGTGCTCAAGTACCTGCAGAAGACTCGGCAGCTCAGCGTTCAGGTGGAGAATGAAGCCACCGATTACCTCTTGCaag GTTACCAGAGACAACTGACCTACAAACGTCAGGACGGCTCCTACAGTGCTTTCGGGGAGAGGGATTCCTCAGGAAGTATGTG GTTGACTGCGTTTGTGCTCAAGTCCTTCGCCCAGTCGCGGGGTTTCATCTTCATTGACCCTGAGGAGCTCCGAGCGGCCAAGTCGTGGCTCATCAGGCATCAGCGAGACGACGGTTCCTTCCCGGCCATGGGACGGATTCTGAACAAAGACCTGCAG GGTGGCATTCACGGGAAGATCTCTCTGACGGCTTATGTGGTGGCAGCACTTTTGGAGACGGGGATATCGACTGAC GAAGAGAAGGTGGCAGTGGCCAAAGCCAAGGACTTCCTTGAGACCAACACCTACTCGGCGGACGACCCTTACACCACAGCCTTGTGCGCATACGCCTTGGCTCTGCTCCGCAGCCCTTTTGCCCCCCTCTCCTTGCGCCGCCTCAACCACATGGCCATTATGCAAG ATGGACTCACCCATTGGAGCCTGACTGGAAGCACGATGACGGACGAAGACACCTTCATGGGCTTCAGCGGCGGTCTCTCCCAATCAG TGGTGTCGGCAGAAGTGGAGATGACGGCATACGGTCTTCTCACCTACACCCTCCTCGGGGACGTGGCGTCAGCCCTGCCTGTTGTCAAATGGCTCTCCCAGCAGCGAAATGCTCTTGGTGGCTTCTCTTCTACACAG GACACGTGCGTGGCACTGCAAGCGTTGTCCGAGTACGCCATCCTATCCTACGTTGCGGGTGTCAACCTCACCATCTCATTGGCCTCCACCAACTTGGACTTCCAGGAGACTTTTGAACTCAACAAGGACAACAAGAAACTCGTGCAAAGCGCCAAG ATTCCCAGCATTCCTACGGGCCTTTTTGTCAGCGCCAAAGGAGAAGGCTGCTGTCTCATGCAG ATTGACGTTTCTTACAACGTACCCGACCCGGTATCTAAGCCGGCTTTCCAGCTCAAGGTTGACCTCAAGGAGGCTTTCCAAGGCCGCCACTTGCGGCCACCTCTTCCGTCTTCCTCGTCGTCCCGTCACCCCGCCTCGCGACCCCGCAGCCGCGCCGACAATCGCTCGGAGCTCAACCGCAAGCGTCGGGCGCCCGTCGACGACGACGACCCGGCGGCTCACCAGGACAAAATGGACTTCCATATCTCTTTGGAAGTGTGCGCCAG GTGGCTTCATTCGGGCTCCTCTAACATGGCCGTCATCGAGGTCCCCATGATCTCCGGTTTCCGAGCAGATGTGGAAAGTCTTGAGAGG CTGCTGATGGACAAGCGTGTTGGTTTGAAGAGGTACGAGCTCAACGGCAGGAAAGTGTTGTTCTACTTTGATGAG ATCCCCAGCCAGTGCATGACGTGTGTGGCCTTCCAGGCTGTCAGGGAATACATTGTAGGCAAGACGGCGCCTGTTCCGGTCAAAATCTATGACTACTATGAACCAG CCTTCGAGGCCACCCGCTTCTACAACGTCAGCGAAAGCAGCCCGCTCGCCCGGGAACTGTGCGACGGCCCCACTTGCAACGAGGTGGAAAGTTCATCCAACCACTGGACAG GTTTCGTGCAGGCGAACCAGTGCAACAACGTGTTTGGTTgcctggaggaggagcagTTTGAACGTTGCACGTGTTACCGCGACTGCGGCTACGACGGGGAGCCCGTCTGCGGCTCCGACGGACACGTTTACCAGAACCTGTGTCAGATGGAGGTGTTTGCCTGCCGCAACGGAACACGCATCAAGCAAGCCCCCGTGTCCCAGTGTCCTGACA
- the cpamd8 gene encoding C3 and PZP-like alpha-2-macroglobulin domain-containing protein 8 isoform X2: MLRLTALSLLGWTLFMSKVSTTVALDMGGYLVAAPSVFRAGVEESISVTIFNAKAETRVQVQLSVKGQAVAHSHGSVLDKGTIKLKVPSGLRGQAHLKLWGNRHLAEGGYIFHNHTTVTVESKGTAVFIQTDKPVYKPKHKVLINVYTVTPDLRPVNDKIEAYILDPRGSRMVQWKGLQSICCGIVNMSFPLSDQPVFGEWFIFVDVQGHTYNKSFEVQKYVIPKFELTIDPPRYVRDLNTCEQATVRARYTFGKAVSGKLSVNMTVNGVGYYRHEMGRPVIMNMEMKGSANFSVCVKDMMPPDVADHFRGTVSIWATLTSTDGGRQTTFDDAAAVHKQLIDVRYSKDTRKQFKPGLPYKGKIEVTYPDGSPADGVKVRVKAELSPKDNVYTSELISKDGQATFEIPSIPTAAQYVWLETKVTSIQGKAVGDQYLPSYLSISSWYSPSRCHIQIQSPGAPLKVGQEVEVALKSTCPCNFTLHYEVASRGNIILSGQQLANVTTSHREKRATVTFDKNIHTTDSPVSASAETEMDNCVSYLRFTVTPTMAPLSRLLVYYVRENGEGVTDSLQISVQPTLENKVSVTLSTNQSMPGDPVSMRVRADRGSCVCVAAVDKSLYLLKPDFQLTPDEVFKELSDFDVSDAFAVQKDDGHFWWPGLSSKRRRRSSVFPWHWDITKDARFAFTETGLVVMTDVVSLNHRQSGGMYTDEAVPAFQPHSATMVAAVHSRPAFRPEKRRRTFFPETWLWHCLNVSAETGEAELRLDVPDSITTWVTEAVGLSKDKGLGLSTRAELRTFKPFFVDFTLPYSLIRGEQTKVPLTVYNYLPTCAEVHIKVSVPKGIKFIGHPGKHHLTRKKCVAPGEATPTTIVLAFSELGPANITARAIAYSETSCCSDSQQSGKTGNDVEERRSPAGLDFVRRTVLVEPEGLPREYTYSVFFCPNERIHISTPNKYEYQYVKKPAKMSQFQVAVKTHNDAHLALSPTPHDSAEMIEIVLGGRQNTRSWISLGKMGEALVSVPTPDLLSWDEFRSFWIVWKGAVVQVGHGLHASNSSLILEWSSTSPLQVRHIGFSTGWGSVGEFKIWRKEDSDENHNEAFTLGVPHNMVPGSERASAFMIGDVMGPTLNNLDKLLRLPFGCGEQNMIHFAPNVFVLKYLQKTRQLSVQVENEATDYLLQGYQRQLTYKRQDGSYSAFGERDSSGSMWLTAFVLKSFAQSRGFIFIDPEELRAAKSWLIRHQRDDGSFPAMGRILNKDLQGGIHGKISLTAYVVAALLETGISTDEEKVAVAKAKDFLETNTYSADDPYTTALCAYALALLRSPFAPLSLRRLNHMAIMQDGLTHWSLTGSTMTDEDTFMGFSGGLSQSVVSAEVEMTAYGLLTYTLLGDVASALPVVKWLSQQRNALGGFSSTQDTCVALQALSEYAILSYVAGVNLTISLASTNLDFQETFELNKDNKKLVQSAKIPSIPTGLFVSAKGEGCCLMQIDVSYNVPDPVSKPAFQLKVDLKEAFQGRHLRPPLPSSSSSRHPASRPRSRADNRSELNRKRRAPVDDDDPAAHQDKMDFHISLEVCARWLHSGSSNMAVIEVPMISGFRADVESLERLLMDKRVGLKRYELNGRKVLFYFDEIPSQCMTCVAFQAVREYIVGKTAPVPVKIYDYYEPAFEATRFYNVSESSPLARELCDGPTCNEVESSSNHWTGFVQANQCNNVFGCLEEEQFERCTCYRDCGYDGEPVCGSDGHVYQNLCQMEVFACRNGTRIKQAPVSQCPDMETKAEDKQPIASQETEQPSVPIHTGEEEQGSMADVSYYSYDYDANSEPFLADGESRDPSFHIARADPDAAQKILLPADVQIPTANTRNSPER, encoded by the exons ATGTTGCGTTTGACAGCTTTGAGTCTTCTTGGGTGGACTTTGTTCATGAGCAAAGTGAGCACGACTGTTGCACTGGATATGGG GGGCTACTTGGTAGCGGCTCCCTCGGTGTTCCGAGCGGGCGTGGAGGAAAGCATCAGCGTGACCATCTTCAACGCCAAAGCCGAGACTCGTGTGCAGGTCCAGCTGTCCGTGAAGGGACAGGCGGTGGCCCACAGCCACGGTTCCGTGCTGG acAAAGGCACCATTAAGCTGAAG GTTCCCTCGGGGTTGAGAGGTCAAGCCCACCTGAAGCTGTGGGGCAACCGTCACCTCGCAGAGGGGGGCTACATCTTCCACAACCACACCACCGTCACGGTGGAGAGCAAGGGCACGGCTGTTTTCATCCAGACCGACAAGCCGGTCTACAAGCCCAAACACAAAG TGCTCATCAACGTCTACACGGTCACACCCGACCTGAGGCCGGTTAATGACAAg atTGAGGCATACATTTTG gACCCGAGGGGATCCAGGATGGTGCAGTGGAAAGGTCTCCAATCAATCTGCTGTG GGATTGTCAACATGAGTTTCCCTCTGTCCGACCAACCCGTGTTTGGAGAGTGGTTTATCTTTGTGGATGTGCAGGGCCACACGTACAACAAATCATTTGAAGTGCAGAAATACG TTATACCCAAGTTTGAGTTGACGATCGATCCGCCTCGCTACGTCCGAGATCTGAACACGTGTGAGCAGGCCACTGTCCGGGCGAG GTACACGTTTGGAAAAGCCGTGTCGGGGAAGTTGAGTGTTAACATGACAGTTAACGGAGTAGGATACTATCGTCACGAGATGGGCCGTCCTGTCATCATGAACATGGAG ATGAAAGGCTCGGCAAACTTCAGCGTTTGCGTCAAAGACATGATGCCCCCGGACGTGGCCGACCACTTCAGGGGCACCGTCAGCATCTGGGCCACGCTCACCAGCACGGACGGAGGCAGGCAAACCACCTTTGACGATGCCGCAGCCGTCCATAAGCAGCTGATTGACGTTCGGTACTCCAAGGACACGCGTAAACAGTTCAAGCCGGGTCTGCCTTACAAAGGGAAG ATTGAGGTGACTTACCCCGACGGGAGCCCTGCTGATGGTGTGAAGGTTCGCGTGAAGGCTGAGTTGTCCCCCAAAGACAACGTCTACACCAGTGAACTGATCTCCAAGGACGGTCAAGCCACGTTTGAGATCCCGTCCATCCCCACCGCGGCCCAGTATGTGTGGCTGGAG ACAAAAGTGACATCCATCCAAGGCAAGGCAGTTGGAGACCAGTACCTGCCCAGCTACCTGTCCATCAGCAGCTGGTACTCACCCAGCAGGTGTCACATCCAAATCCAAAGCCCCGGCGCCCCACTCAAG GTCGGCCAAGAGGTAGAAGTGGCGCTCAAATCCACATGTCCGTGTAACTTCACCTTGCACTACGAGGTGGCATCTCGAGGGAACATCATCCTCTCCGGCCAGCAGCTCGCCAATGTCACGACTTCTCATCGGGAAAAACGAGCTACCGTCACCTTtgataaaaatattcacaCCACTGACTCGCCTGTGTCTGCCTCAG CAGAAACGGAGATGGACAACTGCGTGTCGTATCTGCGCTTCAccgtcacccccaccatggCGCCGCTAAGCCGTCTGCTCGTCTACTACGTGCGGGAGAATGGCGAGGGCGTCACGGACAGTCTTCAAATCTCCGTCCAGCCCACCTTAGAGAACAAG GTGTCCGTCACTCTGTCCACCAATCAGTCCATGCCGGGTGACCCGGTGAGCATGCGCGTCCGTGCCGACAGGGGctcctgtgtttgtgtggccGCTGTGGATAAAAGTCTTTACTTGTTGAAACCGGACTTTCAACTCACTCCAGACGAG GTGTTCAAGGAGCTTTCCGACTTTGACGTGTCCGACGCCTTTGCCGTTCAGAAAGACGACGGGCACTTTTGGTGGCCCGGCCTTTCGTCCAAAAGACGCCGACGTTCCTCGGTTTTCCCGTGGCACTGGGACATCACCAAGGACGCCCGCTTTGCTTTCACA GAAACGGGGCTCGTCGTGATGACGGACGTGGTGAGTTTGAACCACCGGCAGAGCGGCGGGATGTACACCGACGAGGCCGTCCCCGCTTTTCAGCCGCACAGCGCCACCATGGTTGCCGCCGTGCACTCCCGCCCGGCCTTCAG ACCCGAGAAGCGTAGGCGAACATTCTTCCCGGAGACGTGGCTGTGGCACTGCCTCAACGTCAG CGCCGAAACGGGCGAGGCAGAGCTGCGACTGGACGTGCCCGACTCCATCACCACGTGGGTGACGGAAGCCGTCGGGTTGTCCAAAGACAAAGGGCTGGGCTTGTCCACCAGAGCGGAGCTTCGTACCTTCAAGCCTTTCTTCGTGGACTTCACGTTGCCTTACAGCTTGATCCGAGGGGAGCAAACCAAAGTTCCCCTGACCGTCTACAACTATCTGCCGACGTGTGCTGAg gttcaCATTAAAGTGTCAGTACCAAAGGGCATCAAGTTTATTGGTCATCCTGGAAAGCATCATCTTACCAGGAAAAAGTGCGTGGCTCCCGGGGAGGCCACGCCCACCACCATCGTGTTGGCTTTCAGCGAGCTGGGCCCGGCAAACATCACAG CCCGAGCCATCGCCTACAGTGAAACCAGCTGCTGTTCAGACTCACAACAGTCAggcaaaacaggaaatgatGTCGAGGAAAGAAGGTCACCCGCTGGCCTGGACTTTGTGCGGAGGACTGTCCTTGTGGAG CCAGAAGGCTTACCAAGAGAGTACACCTATAGTGTCTTCTTCTGTCCCAACG AGAGAATTCACATTTCGACCCCCAACAAGTACGAGTATCAATACGTGAAAAAGCCGGCCAAGATGAGCCAGTTCCAAGTGGCGGTGAAGACGCACAACGACGCCCATTTGGCCCTATCGCCCACCCCGCACGACAGCGCCGAGATGATCGAGATCGTGCTGGGGGGTCGGCAGAACACCCGCTCCTGGATCTCCTTGGGTAAGATGGGCGAGGCGCTCGTCAGCGTCCCCACGCCGGATCTCCTCTCCTGGGATGAGTTCCGCAGCTTCTGGATCGTCTGGAAGGGAGCTGTGGTCCAG GTGGGCCATGGTCTACATGCATCCAATTCATCACTTATCCTTGAGTGGTCCAGCACCAGCCCTTTACAg GTTCGACACATCGGCTTCTCCAcaggatggggctcggtcggGGAATTTAAGATCTGGAGGAAGGAAGACTCTGATGAGAACCACAACGAGGCCTTCACTCTTGGGGTCCCGCACAACATGGTGCCGGGATCTGAGCGCGCCTCCGCATTTATGATCG GCGATGTGATGGGGCCAACGTTGAACAACCTGGACAAGCTTCTCCGACTGCCGTTCGGATGCGGGGAGCAGAATATGATCCATTTCGCGCCCAATGTCTTTGTGCTCAAGTACCTGCAGAAGACTCGGCAGCTCAGCGTTCAGGTGGAGAATGAAGCCACCGATTACCTCTTGCaag GTTACCAGAGACAACTGACCTACAAACGTCAGGACGGCTCCTACAGTGCTTTCGGGGAGAGGGATTCCTCAGGAAGTATGTG GTTGACTGCGTTTGTGCTCAAGTCCTTCGCCCAGTCGCGGGGTTTCATCTTCATTGACCCTGAGGAGCTCCGAGCGGCCAAGTCGTGGCTCATCAGGCATCAGCGAGACGACGGTTCCTTCCCGGCCATGGGACGGATTCTGAACAAAGACCTGCAG GGTGGCATTCACGGGAAGATCTCTCTGACGGCTTATGTGGTGGCAGCACTTTTGGAGACGGGGATATCGACTGAC GAAGAGAAGGTGGCAGTGGCCAAAGCCAAGGACTTCCTTGAGACCAACACCTACTCGGCGGACGACCCTTACACCACAGCCTTGTGCGCATACGCCTTGGCTCTGCTCCGCAGCCCTTTTGCCCCCCTCTCCTTGCGCCGCCTCAACCACATGGCCATTATGCAAG ATGGACTCACCCATTGGAGCCTGACTGGAAGCACGATGACGGACGAAGACACCTTCATGGGCTTCAGCGGCGGTCTCTCCCAATCAG TGGTGTCGGCAGAAGTGGAGATGACGGCATACGGTCTTCTCACCTACACCCTCCTCGGGGACGTGGCGTCAGCCCTGCCTGTTGTCAAATGGCTCTCCCAGCAGCGAAATGCTCTTGGTGGCTTCTCTTCTACACAG GACACGTGCGTGGCACTGCAAGCGTTGTCCGAGTACGCCATCCTATCCTACGTTGCGGGTGTCAACCTCACCATCTCATTGGCCTCCACCAACTTGGACTTCCAGGAGACTTTTGAACTCAACAAGGACAACAAGAAACTCGTGCAAAGCGCCAAG ATTCCCAGCATTCCTACGGGCCTTTTTGTCAGCGCCAAAGGAGAAGGCTGCTGTCTCATGCAG ATTGACGTTTCTTACAACGTACCCGACCCGGTATCTAAGCCGGCTTTCCAGCTCAAGGTTGACCTCAAGGAGGCTTTCCAAGGCCGCCACTTGCGGCCACCTCTTCCGTCTTCCTCGTCGTCCCGTCACCCCGCCTCGCGACCCCGCAGCCGCGCCGACAATCGCTCGGAGCTCAACCGCAAGCGTCGGGCGCCCGTCGACGACGACGACCCGGCGGCTCACCAGGACAAAATGGACTTCCATATCTCTTTGGAAGTGTGCGCCAG GTGGCTTCATTCGGGCTCCTCTAACATGGCCGTCATCGAGGTCCCCATGATCTCCGGTTTCCGAGCAGATGTGGAAAGTCTTGAGAGG CTGCTGATGGACAAGCGTGTTGGTTTGAAGAGGTACGAGCTCAACGGCAGGAAAGTGTTGTTCTACTTTGATGAG ATCCCCAGCCAGTGCATGACGTGTGTGGCCTTCCAGGCTGTCAGGGAATACATTGTAGGCAAGACGGCGCCTGTTCCGGTCAAAATCTATGACTACTATGAACCAG CCTTCGAGGCCACCCGCTTCTACAACGTCAGCGAAAGCAGCCCGCTCGCCCGGGAACTGTGCGACGGCCCCACTTGCAACGAGGTGGAAAGTTCATCCAACCACTGGACAG GTTTCGTGCAGGCGAACCAGTGCAACAACGTGTTTGGTTgcctggaggaggagcagTTTGAACGTTGCACGTGTTACCGCGACTGCGGCTACGACGGGGAGCCCGTCTGCGGCTCCGACGGACACGTTTACCAGAACCTGTGTCAGATGGAGGTGTTTGCCTGCCGCAACGGAACACGCATCAAGCAAGCCCCCGTGTCCCAGTGTCCTGACA